In one window of Caenimonas aquaedulcis DNA:
- a CDS encoding RidA family protein, whose protein sequence is MTRRLISSGSTFEAQIGYSRAVVDGEWVFVSGTTGFDYAKMEIQDGVVEQAEQCMKNIESALQQAGSSLRDVVRVTYVLPKADEFESCWPVLRRYFGEIRPAAMMISAGLADPRMRIEIEVTARKR, encoded by the coding sequence ATGACCCGCCGACTCATCAGCTCCGGCTCCACTTTCGAAGCGCAGATCGGCTACTCGCGCGCCGTGGTCGACGGCGAATGGGTGTTCGTCTCGGGCACCACCGGCTTCGACTACGCGAAGATGGAAATCCAGGACGGCGTGGTCGAACAGGCCGAGCAGTGCATGAAGAACATCGAGTCCGCGCTGCAGCAAGCCGGCTCCAGCCTGCGCGACGTGGTGCGCGTGACCTACGTCCTGCCGAAGGCGGATGAGTTCGAGTCGTGCTGGCCCGTGCTGCGCAGGTATTTCGGCGAGATCCGCCCGGCCGCGATGATGATCTCCGCGGGCCTGGCCGATCCGCGCATGCGTATCGAGATCGAAGTCACCGCTCGAAAGCGCTGA
- a CDS encoding tetratricopeptide repeat protein translates to MKNTAFRLRPVAASVAVLALLTSCASLLPFMPDPNARAPVLHGYGQIHIPITTSSPRAQELFNQGVLQAYAFNEVEAVRIFKAALAQDSGCAMCAWGVAWQLGPNINNSDRDNNAEALQYVGYALKRLDHATPRERALVESLALRYGHSSVARETAPLMADMCGKGAQDEDDEKAHPLDVAYAQRMRTLADRYPQDADILSLYAEAEIISTEGPVMWQKSGQPVGRIGEVADRLERALALHPDHTGLNHYLIHVADALPVASRAVAAADKLGRLAPQSPHLVHMPAHTFVHVGRYAEAARVNERALEADATLAATEKAQDFSVSKDWRGHNTHFLWYAALMAGREDAALTAARAMALRAAAAKNIMGEYVRSLPLITLVRMENWEAALAEPQAPGDKGLAKAWMEYAHGIAQVRLGRMDEARQSLAHLQEVAATTRKANDGKSGMHRNVRSMLDMAQSGLEAEVALADKRFDDAEKLQAQAMAASVKVDAREPPLLADGTRVALGGLQARAGRWPQAEATYRQALAEHPGSGWALRGLATSLSAQGKAAEAAAVRAELSKSWSEASPNLRDRV, encoded by the coding sequence ATGAAGAACACCGCATTCCGCCTGCGTCCCGTCGCCGCCTCCGTGGCGGTGCTCGCACTGCTCACATCCTGCGCGAGCCTGCTGCCTTTCATGCCCGACCCGAACGCGCGCGCGCCGGTGCTCCACGGCTACGGGCAGATCCATATCCCGATCACCACGAGCTCCCCGCGCGCGCAGGAACTCTTCAACCAGGGCGTTCTGCAGGCCTATGCCTTCAACGAAGTCGAGGCGGTGCGGATCTTCAAGGCCGCGCTCGCGCAGGACTCCGGTTGCGCGATGTGCGCGTGGGGCGTGGCGTGGCAGCTCGGGCCCAACATCAACAATTCCGACCGCGACAACAACGCCGAGGCCCTGCAATACGTCGGCTATGCGCTCAAGCGCCTGGACCACGCGACACCGCGCGAACGCGCGCTCGTCGAATCGCTGGCGCTGCGCTACGGACACAGCAGCGTCGCGCGCGAGACCGCGCCGCTGATGGCCGACATGTGCGGCAAGGGCGCGCAGGACGAGGACGACGAGAAGGCGCATCCGCTGGACGTCGCCTACGCGCAGCGGATGCGCACGCTCGCCGACCGCTACCCGCAGGATGCGGACATCCTGTCGCTCTACGCCGAGGCCGAGATCATCTCGACCGAGGGCCCCGTGATGTGGCAGAAATCCGGGCAGCCCGTGGGCCGCATCGGCGAGGTCGCCGACCGCCTCGAGCGCGCACTCGCGCTGCACCCCGACCACACGGGACTCAACCACTACCTCATCCACGTCGCCGATGCGCTGCCCGTTGCGAGCCGCGCCGTGGCCGCCGCTGACAAGCTGGGACGCCTCGCGCCGCAGTCGCCGCACCTCGTGCACATGCCCGCGCACACCTTCGTCCACGTCGGGCGCTACGCCGAGGCGGCGCGCGTCAACGAGCGCGCGCTCGAGGCCGACGCCACGCTCGCCGCCACCGAGAAGGCGCAGGATTTCAGCGTGAGCAAGGACTGGCGCGGGCACAACACGCACTTCCTCTGGTACGCCGCGCTCATGGCGGGCCGCGAGGATGCGGCGCTGACCGCGGCGCGTGCCATGGCCCTGCGCGCCGCCGCCGCGAAGAACATCATGGGCGAGTACGTGCGCAGCCTGCCGCTCATCACGCTCGTGCGCATGGAGAACTGGGAGGCCGCGCTGGCGGAGCCGCAGGCGCCGGGCGACAAGGGCCTGGCAAAAGCCTGGATGGAATACGCGCACGGCATCGCGCAGGTGCGGCTGGGCCGCATGGACGAGGCGCGCCAGTCGCTCGCGCACCTGCAGGAAGTGGCCGCCACCACGCGCAAGGCGAACGACGGCAAGTCGGGCATGCACAGGAACGTGCGCTCCATGCTCGACATGGCGCAAAGCGGGCTCGAAGCGGAAGTGGCCCTGGCCGACAAACGCTTCGACGATGCGGAGAAGCTGCAGGCGCAGGCCATGGCCGCGAGCGTGAAGGTCGATGCACGCGAACCGCCGCTGCTCGCGGACGGCACGCGTGTCGCGCTGGGCGGCCTCCAGGCGCGCGCGGGACGTTGGCCGCAGGCCGAGGCGACCTACCGGCAGGCGCTGGCCGAACATCCGGGCAGCGGCTGGGCATTGCGCGGGCTTGCGACGTCGCTGAGCGCCCAGGGCAAAGCCGCCGAGGCCGCGGCCGTGCGCGCGGAGCTGTCAAAAAGTTGGTCCGAAGCGAGCCCGAACCTGCGCGACCGTGTGTGA
- a CDS encoding amidase translates to MDIARIRQEDRQLHAFASLQEDAAVQRAQSAAQGPLAGRLVAVKDIFDTADLPTAYGSAIYARHRPASEAAMVGIIRRAGGVIVGKSVTTEFAYLQPAATLNPAAHGCTPGGSSAGSAAAVAAGMVPLAIGSQTGGSTVRPASYCGIAGFKPGFDLLPTSGMKAFSWSLDTVGLFARTVGEVAEFAQAVSGGRIAAPLPASLRRWSVGVPRAYPWGEISQSGQQAMGRAISALRAAGANVVSCDLPAWVGEAFTAHDAIQGWEASRALRREMEEHAAMLSPLLREYLAGAMKVSDAQYADAQATAGVARARGDAWFDGIDVLLTPSAPDEPPEGFGSTGASTFNRAWTLLGTPCLSVPGATGIHGRPMGLQVIAPRGLDSLCLAAGAFLEGALSAFER, encoded by the coding sequence ATGGACATCGCACGCATCCGCCAGGAAGACAGGCAGCTACACGCTTTCGCATCGCTCCAGGAGGACGCCGCCGTGCAGCGCGCGCAGTCCGCCGCGCAGGGGCCGCTCGCGGGCAGGTTGGTCGCCGTCAAGGACATCTTCGACACGGCCGACCTGCCCACGGCGTACGGGTCCGCCATCTACGCGCGCCATCGCCCCGCGAGCGAGGCCGCGATGGTGGGCATCATCCGCCGCGCCGGCGGCGTGATCGTCGGCAAGTCCGTCACCACGGAATTCGCGTACCTGCAGCCGGCAGCCACGCTCAACCCGGCCGCCCACGGGTGCACCCCGGGCGGATCGTCGGCAGGGTCCGCCGCCGCGGTCGCGGCGGGAATGGTGCCGCTCGCGATCGGGTCGCAGACGGGCGGCTCCACCGTGCGCCCGGCGTCGTATTGCGGCATCGCGGGGTTCAAGCCCGGCTTCGACCTGCTGCCGACCTCGGGCATGAAGGCGTTCTCGTGGTCGCTGGACACGGTGGGCCTTTTCGCGCGCACGGTCGGGGAAGTCGCGGAATTCGCGCAGGCCGTGAGCGGCGGGCGCATCGCCGCGCCGCTGCCCGCTTCGCTCAGGCGGTGGAGCGTCGGCGTGCCGCGCGCCTACCCGTGGGGGGAGATTTCCCAGAGCGGGCAGCAGGCGATGGGCCGGGCCATCAGTGCCTTGCGGGCGGCCGGGGCCAACGTGGTGAGCTGCGACTTGCCGGCCTGGGTGGGCGAAGCCTTCACCGCGCACGACGCGATCCAGGGCTGGGAAGCTTCGCGCGCGCTGCGCCGTGAAATGGAGGAGCACGCGGCGATGCTGTCGCCGCTGCTGCGCGAGTACCTCGCGGGCGCGATGAAGGTGAGCGACGCGCAGTACGCGGATGCGCAGGCGACGGCGGGCGTCGCGCGCGCGCGCGGCGACGCGTGGTTCGACGGGATCGACGTGCTGCTCACGCCGAGCGCGCCGGACGAACCGCCGGAAGGATTCGGCAGCACGGGTGCGTCCACCTTCAACCGCGCGTGGACTTTGCTCGGCACGCCCTGCCTGTCCGTGCCGGGAGCTACCGGCATCCACGGCCGGCCGATGGGTTTGCAGGTGATCGCGCCGCGCGGCCTGGACAGCCTGTGCCTGGCGGCCGGCGCCTTCCTGGAAGGCGCGCTCAGCGCTTTCGAGCGGTGA
- a CDS encoding C1 family peptidase codes for MTQATARRFDARPDRLDLRDLPYRAPLRSLPAVYPPNDEVDRFIASYVAQGLVLDQGNQGACTGFGLACVTNYLFWTRHIQDDVKVPFLPVSPRMLYELAKRYDEWPGVDYEGSSCRGALKGWHKHGVCSQDEWPYVLGKDGTPKFVRPGAKWAEDAARRPLGVYYRIDRNSVVDLQAAIVNIGAIYVSATAHDGWDALAAKRATAAPKKHADLNDIAPITDPRSRGGHAFALVGYNERGFVVQNSWGTKWGASGFAVLPYDDWIVNATDAWACALGVPAFVRATGKASARPMVASRWRVGRGGSLTGLDRSTRQDDNPADDPWPLDHPFAHKPYEPWSTDSAYRHTLVTGNNGELAATDFTRDAGDKEGLAEEIVRIAPQQWMPAQDKVLKVVVYAHGGLNSEDESIKRIRVLGPCFEANGVYPVFMTWKTGVGETLSQIAQDCAARVLGDEAARSKGILDALGDAKDRAVEALAHVLGKGLWTEMRGNAADSVQTGHGLDLLLRNLAALADDLAQKGKTLELHLAGHSAGSILLGHFVSAAAGAQGAAGAPPLRVRTTTLFAAACSSAFANAHYVAAADAGVLNLSSLWLYVLSDANEKSDALPSPSLPAYGKSLLYLVSRALDDVRKMPLLGMERAQRADYEQDDDQWDAGQLAEIQRWRARWPGAKPALLRTVDTPEVITTKANDHIASSHGSFDNNIDAVGETIARIRGARLVAPLEWLDY; via the coding sequence ATGACTCAGGCGACTGCACGGCGCTTCGATGCGCGTCCCGACCGGCTGGACCTGCGCGATCTTCCCTACCGCGCGCCGCTGCGCTCGCTGCCCGCGGTCTACCCGCCCAACGACGAAGTGGACCGCTTCATCGCAAGCTACGTCGCGCAGGGCCTGGTGCTGGACCAGGGCAACCAGGGCGCCTGCACCGGATTCGGCCTCGCCTGCGTCACCAACTACCTGTTCTGGACGCGGCATATCCAGGACGACGTCAAGGTCCCCTTCCTCCCGGTCAGCCCGCGCATGCTCTACGAGCTCGCCAAGCGCTACGACGAATGGCCGGGCGTGGACTACGAAGGCTCCAGCTGCCGCGGCGCGCTCAAGGGCTGGCACAAGCACGGCGTGTGCAGCCAGGACGAGTGGCCCTACGTGCTGGGGAAGGACGGCACGCCGAAATTCGTGCGGCCCGGTGCGAAGTGGGCGGAGGACGCCGCGCGCCGGCCGCTCGGCGTGTACTACCGCATCGACCGCAACTCGGTGGTAGACCTGCAGGCGGCGATCGTCAACATCGGCGCGATCTACGTGTCGGCGACGGCCCACGACGGCTGGGACGCGCTGGCGGCGAAGCGCGCGACGGCCGCACCCAAGAAGCATGCGGACCTGAACGACATCGCGCCCATCACCGATCCCAGGAGCCGCGGCGGCCACGCCTTCGCGCTCGTGGGCTACAACGAGCGCGGCTTCGTGGTGCAGAACTCCTGGGGCACTAAGTGGGGCGCGTCCGGCTTCGCGGTGCTGCCCTACGACGACTGGATCGTGAACGCGACGGATGCCTGGGCCTGCGCGCTCGGCGTGCCCGCCTTCGTGCGCGCGACGGGCAAGGCCTCCGCGCGGCCGATGGTCGCCTCGCGCTGGCGCGTCGGGCGCGGCGGCTCGCTCACGGGCCTGGACCGCAGCACGCGGCAGGACGACAACCCCGCCGACGACCCGTGGCCGCTCGACCATCCCTTCGCCCACAAGCCGTACGAGCCCTGGTCCACCGACTCGGCGTACCGACACACGCTGGTGACGGGCAACAACGGCGAGCTCGCCGCGACCGACTTCACGCGCGACGCCGGCGACAAGGAGGGCCTCGCCGAGGAGATCGTGCGCATCGCGCCGCAGCAGTGGATGCCCGCGCAGGACAAGGTGCTGAAGGTGGTGGTGTACGCGCACGGCGGCCTCAACAGCGAGGACGAATCCATCAAGCGCATCCGCGTGCTCGGCCCGTGCTTCGAGGCCAACGGCGTCTATCCGGTCTTCATGACCTGGAAGACCGGCGTGGGCGAGACGCTCTCGCAGATCGCACAGGACTGCGCCGCGCGCGTGCTCGGCGACGAGGCCGCGCGCTCGAAAGGCATCCTCGACGCGCTGGGCGACGCGAAGGACCGCGCGGTCGAAGCGCTCGCGCACGTGCTGGGCAAGGGCCTGTGGACGGAGATGCGCGGCAACGCGGCGGATTCCGTGCAAACCGGCCACGGCCTGGACCTGCTGCTGCGCAACCTCGCGGCACTCGCGGACGACCTCGCGCAAAAAGGCAAGACACTGGAGCTGCATCTCGCGGGGCATTCGGCCGGCTCCATCCTGCTTGGCCACTTCGTCTCCGCGGCCGCGGGCGCGCAAGGCGCGGCCGGCGCGCCGCCGCTGCGCGTGAGGACGACGACGCTGTTCGCGGCCGCGTGTTCGTCTGCATTCGCGAACGCGCACTACGTGGCGGCGGCGGATGCGGGCGTCCTGAATCTCTCGTCGCTGTGGCTCTACGTGCTGTCCGACGCGAACGAGAAATCTGACGCGCTGCCCTCGCCCTCGCTGCCGGCGTACGGCAAGTCGCTGCTGTACCTCGTCTCGCGGGCGCTCGACGACGTGCGCAAGATGCCGCTGCTCGGCATGGAACGCGCGCAGCGCGCCGACTACGAGCAGGACGACGACCAGTGGGACGCCGGCCAGCTCGCGGAAATCCAGCGCTGGCGCGCGCGCTGGCCGGGCGCGAAGCCGGCCTTGCTGCGCACCGTCGACACGCCGGAGGTGATCACCACGAAGGCCAACGACCACATCGCGTCATCGCACGGCTCCTTCGACAACAACATCGACGCCGTCGGCGAGACCATCGCGCGCATCCGCGGCGCCAGGCTCGTCGCGCCCCTGGAGTGGTTGGACTATTGA
- a CDS encoding response regulator transcription factor, with the protein MALILIVEDETTQRFAAKFSLEKAGHKVIEAVDGIEGLAQARARLPDVIACDVVMPRMDGYEFLAALRGDAQLAGIPVLLLTSLAERADVRKGMRSGADDYLTKPFKFAELVEAVQGLVGKRVQRESQAARSALTDLEAAMQSQKNELSLRYEVQLLNELNARWTNKDQANVQLQFADAVLVLVGVFAGPLPASPGFSEADEMRAAYQFARDQLTLFGAQHVLPCGNDILAVFPADVAFQEPGEAVAHAWRATESLVRAVPVQALARGPVSLVQVADPMLGGASTQLVGGSAYLEAQVLRDIARSRGWAVVAAEVLRADLESANALAPGEEGSDAQEPFFRVR; encoded by the coding sequence ATGGCCCTCATCCTCATCGTCGAAGACGAAACCACGCAGCGTTTCGCGGCGAAGTTCAGCCTCGAGAAAGCCGGCCACAAGGTCATCGAGGCGGTGGACGGCATCGAGGGCCTCGCGCAGGCGCGCGCGCGCCTGCCCGACGTGATCGCCTGCGACGTCGTGATGCCGCGCATGGACGGCTACGAGTTCCTCGCCGCGCTGCGAGGCGACGCGCAGCTGGCCGGCATCCCGGTGCTGCTGCTCACCTCGCTCGCCGAGCGCGCGGATGTTCGCAAGGGCATGCGCAGCGGCGCGGACGACTACCTCACCAAGCCCTTCAAGTTCGCGGAGCTGGTCGAGGCGGTGCAGGGCCTGGTGGGCAAGCGCGTGCAGCGCGAATCGCAGGCCGCGCGCAGCGCGCTGACGGATCTCGAGGCCGCCATGCAGTCGCAGAAGAACGAGCTGAGCCTGCGCTACGAAGTGCAACTCCTCAACGAGCTCAATGCGCGCTGGACGAACAAGGACCAGGCGAACGTGCAGCTCCAGTTCGCCGACGCGGTGCTGGTGCTGGTGGGCGTGTTCGCGGGCCCGCTGCCCGCGAGCCCCGGCTTCAGCGAAGCCGACGAGATGCGCGCGGCCTACCAGTTCGCGCGCGACCAGCTCACGCTTTTCGGCGCGCAGCACGTCCTGCCCTGCGGCAACGACATCCTGGCGGTGTTCCCGGCCGACGTCGCGTTCCAGGAGCCGGGCGAGGCGGTCGCGCATGCGTGGCGCGCCACCGAATCCCTCGTGCGCGCGGTGCCGGTGCAGGCCCTGGCACGCGGCCCGGTGAGCCTGGTGCAGGTGGCGGACCCGATGCTGGGCGGTGCGTCGACGCAGCTGGTGGGCGGAAGCGCGTACCTGGAAGCCCAGGTCCTGCGCGACATCGCGCGATCGCGGGGCTGGGCTGTCGTCGCGGCGGAGGTCTTGCGGGCTGACTTGGAAAGCGCGAACGCGTTGGCGCCAGGCGAAGAAGGCTCCGACGCGCAGGAGCCCTTCTTTCGCGTGCGTTGA
- a CDS encoding alpha/beta fold hydrolase translates to MTPLREIAAGPLSIAFHETGPASGSPVFLMHGFPYDIHAYEEVAPMLAAAGCRVIVPYLRGYGPTRFLDAATPRSGEQAALGADLLALMDALAVPRAVLAGYDWGGRAACVVAALWPQRCAGLVSCNSYNIQDIAKAMRPLDPSGEHSLWYQYYFHSERGRAGLAQHRREFNRLLWRLWSPTWPFDDATYERTAPAFDNPDFVDVVIQSYRHRFGLAAGDPAYAGIEARLAAQPVITVPAITFDGADDGVRPPAPAQAHARQFSGPRSHRVVPGVGHNVPQEAPRLFADAVLELVSSLRA, encoded by the coding sequence ATGACACCGCTTCGCGAGATCGCCGCCGGTCCCCTGTCCATCGCCTTCCACGAGACAGGGCCTGCCTCGGGGTCGCCGGTGTTCCTGATGCATGGTTTCCCCTACGACATCCATGCGTACGAAGAGGTGGCGCCGATGCTCGCGGCGGCGGGCTGCCGGGTCATCGTGCCCTACCTGCGCGGCTACGGGCCGACGCGCTTCCTCGATGCCGCGACGCCGCGCTCGGGCGAGCAGGCGGCCCTGGGCGCGGACCTGCTGGCGCTGATGGATGCATTGGCCGTGCCCCGGGCCGTGCTGGCCGGTTACGACTGGGGCGGTCGCGCCGCGTGCGTGGTCGCGGCCCTGTGGCCGCAGCGCTGCGCGGGCCTCGTCTCCTGCAACAGCTACAACATCCAGGACATCGCGAAGGCGATGCGCCCGCTCGACCCGTCGGGCGAGCACAGCCTCTGGTACCAGTACTACTTCCACAGCGAGCGCGGCCGCGCGGGGCTGGCGCAGCACCGCCGCGAATTCAATCGGCTGCTGTGGCGGCTGTGGTCGCCGACCTGGCCTTTCGACGACGCCACCTACGAGCGCACCGCGCCCGCCTTCGACAACCCGGACTTCGTCGACGTGGTGATCCAGTCCTATCGCCATCGCTTCGGCCTCGCGGCCGGCGATCCGGCCTATGCAGGGATCGAAGCGCGCCTGGCCGCCCAGCCCGTGATCACCGTTCCCGCCATCACATTCGACGGCGCCGACGACGGCGTGCGGCCACCGGCCCCGGCGCAGGCCCATGCGCGCCAGTTCAGCGGGCCACGCTCGCATCGCGTCGTGCCCGGGGTCGGGCACAACGTGCCGCAGGAAGCGCCGCGGCTGTTTGCGGATGCGGTGCTGGAACTGGTATCGTCCTTGCGGGCCTGA
- a CDS encoding ATP-binding response regulator yields MSVAHQDHAAHTVLVVDDHPAARYATCRAVRAAGFQVLECATGAAGLQMARQGVSAVVLDVHLPDLHGFEVCRLLRADPATRTIPVVHVSAIHVGTNDMVNGLGAGADAYYVSPVEPSVLVATLDALIRARTEMTYLAAQDRRFRGIFEGASSAIALVGASGELLEVNAAFAELAQTHRQRLTGVHLSKLVPVDWTVRVEALAAGWSGTSWTGKFPLSAGRRGAVPVEWSVSPHPDEHASVAVARLDPAGRP; encoded by the coding sequence ATGTCCGTAGCACATCAGGACCATGCCGCCCACACGGTGCTGGTCGTGGACGACCATCCGGCCGCGCGCTACGCCACCTGCCGGGCCGTGCGCGCCGCCGGGTTCCAGGTCCTGGAGTGCGCCACGGGCGCCGCGGGCCTGCAGATGGCTCGGCAGGGCGTGTCGGCTGTCGTGCTGGACGTCCACCTGCCGGACCTGCACGGCTTCGAGGTGTGCCGGCTGCTGCGGGCCGATCCCGCGACCCGCACCATCCCGGTGGTGCACGTCTCGGCCATCCACGTCGGCACGAACGACATGGTCAACGGTCTGGGGGCCGGCGCCGATGCCTATTACGTGAGCCCGGTCGAGCCTTCCGTGCTGGTGGCGACGCTCGACGCCCTCATCCGCGCGCGTACGGAGATGACGTACCTGGCCGCGCAGGACCGGCGCTTCCGGGGAATTTTCGAAGGTGCGTCCAGCGCCATCGCCCTGGTGGGAGCCTCGGGGGAACTGCTGGAAGTGAATGCGGCGTTTGCCGAACTGGCCCAGACACACCGCCAGCGCCTGACCGGCGTGCACCTGAGCAAGCTGGTGCCGGTGGACTGGACGGTGCGGGTCGAAGCCCTGGCCGCCGGATGGTCCGGCACGTCCTGGACGGGGAAATTCCCGTTGAGCGCCGGCCGTCGCGGCGCGGTGCCCGTGGAATGGAGCGTCAGCCCGCATCCCGATGAGCACGCGAGCGTCGCCGTCGCGCGGCTCGACCCCGCCGGCAGGCCCTGA
- the rsgA gene encoding ribosome small subunit-dependent GTPase A: protein MIDFQFETLSRIGLTPLIANQFAAIEDSGESAARPMRIVETQRDWFTLHDGLEERLARTLPRVLHALQAQGDTLTIGDWVLVETDAHQDHWITRRAPPVTQIARRANDGRRQPLASNVDTALLVMGLDADFNARRIERYIALVRACGVACVVVLTKADAVGDAHGKVALLRERMPDDLPILAVNGTSADARLALAPWLGAGQTLVLLGSSGAGKSTLTNTLTMEAAQDTGAVRRGDGRGRHTTTARSMHLCPEGACIIDTPGLRTWRPDADAQALASTFDDVQRLAPACRFRDCTHRGEPGCAVRDHVSGDRLLNMRKLMRDAQRSEQTPLERIAQRRKWKALGKAGNQRAKEKRR, encoded by the coding sequence ATGATCGATTTTCAATTCGAGACGCTGAGCCGTATCGGGCTCACTCCCCTCATCGCCAACCAGTTCGCGGCGATCGAGGACAGCGGCGAATCCGCGGCACGCCCCATGCGGATCGTCGAAACGCAGCGCGACTGGTTCACGCTGCACGACGGGCTGGAAGAGCGCCTCGCCCGCACGCTGCCGCGCGTGCTGCATGCGCTGCAGGCGCAGGGCGACACGCTCACCATCGGCGACTGGGTGCTGGTGGAAACCGACGCGCACCAGGACCACTGGATCACGCGCCGCGCGCCGCCGGTCACGCAGATCGCGCGGCGCGCGAACGACGGGCGCAGGCAGCCGCTCGCGAGCAACGTCGACACCGCCCTGCTCGTGATGGGCCTGGACGCGGACTTCAACGCGCGCCGCATCGAGCGCTACATCGCGCTCGTGCGCGCCTGCGGCGTGGCCTGCGTCGTCGTGCTCACCAAGGCCGACGCCGTGGGCGATGCGCACGGCAAGGTGGCGCTGCTGCGCGAGCGCATGCCGGACGACCTGCCCATCCTCGCCGTCAACGGCACGAGCGCCGACGCGCGGCTCGCGCTCGCGCCGTGGCTGGGCGCCGGGCAGACGCTCGTGCTGCTCGGCTCCTCCGGCGCGGGCAAGTCCACGCTCACGAACACGCTGACGATGGAGGCCGCGCAGGACACCGGCGCGGTGCGCCGAGGCGACGGGCGCGGGCGGCACACCACGACGGCGCGATCCATGCACCTGTGCCCGGAAGGCGCGTGCATCATCGACACGCCGGGGCTACGCACCTGGCGCCCCGATGCGGATGCGCAGGCGCTCGCCTCCACCTTCGACGACGTGCAGCGGCTCGCGCCCGCGTGCCGGTTTCGCGATTGCACGCATCGCGGCGAGCCGGGCTGCGCGGTGCGCGACCACGTGTCCGGGGACCGCCTGCTCAACATGCGCAAGCTGATGCGCGACGCGCAGCGCAGCGAGCAGACGCCGCTGGAGCGCATCGCGCAGCGCAGGAAGTGGAAGGCGCTCGGCAAGGCGGGAAACCAGCGCGCGAAGGAGAAGCGGCGATGA
- a CDS encoding glycosyl hydrolase family 8 codes for MRRRFFLQSATSAAVVALTGCGGGGGGGTVAATGTDSAYTPPAAAPVAGTQQPLSATATPSAAAAYPFGARLDKYAAGIAPSQSAESMDTLLKTQYSAWKAARIVDASSIVAGGYAVLFSNSSYMTVSEGMGYGMLLAALFAGHDPQAQQLFDGLLAVVRARPAYAVIPFDPNGKYLNEWRINANGTSGGEGWSAMDGDLDIAMALLMADRQWGSSGTWNYLQEGKNTIEALKTWSMNPDGSTRGLPSAKNNRTSDYMIGHFRAFAAATGDKLWDKAVDKAYKLLNRMQTVYSPVGLMPDFVMNTDNDDGAQPSTGYIGDGNDKEGYFWWNACRNPWRFSSDFVLSGDTRFQQITGRMIDFFQSSSKGDPANIGMGYALDGTILMGGNFPGGNSAAYHGPICAGACVDARFQGFLDTMWNWNATHLTTGYYDSEIQLLSMAVASGNWWSTAKR; via the coding sequence ATGAGAAGACGCTTTTTTCTCCAATCCGCTACCTCTGCCGCTGTTGTCGCCCTGACGGGTTGCGGCGGCGGTGGTGGCGGCGGCACGGTGGCAGCCACCGGCACCGACTCCGCATACACCCCCCCGGCCGCGGCGCCGGTTGCCGGCACCCAGCAGCCGCTGTCCGCCACGGCCACTCCCAGCGCGGCGGCCGCCTATCCCTTCGGCGCGCGCCTCGACAAGTACGCCGCCGGCATCGCCCCGTCGCAGAGCGCCGAGTCGATGGACACGCTGCTCAAGACGCAATACTCCGCCTGGAAGGCCGCGCGCATCGTCGACGCGAGCTCCATCGTCGCGGGCGGCTATGCGGTGCTGTTCTCCAATTCCTCCTACATGACCGTGTCCGAGGGCATGGGCTACGGCATGCTGCTGGCCGCGCTCTTCGCCGGCCACGATCCCCAGGCGCAGCAACTGTTCGACGGCCTGCTGGCCGTGGTGCGTGCCCGCCCCGCGTACGCGGTGATCCCGTTCGACCCGAACGGCAAGTACCTGAACGAATGGCGCATCAACGCCAACGGCACCTCCGGCGGCGAAGGCTGGAGCGCGATGGACGGCGACCTCGACATCGCCATGGCCCTGCTGATGGCCGACCGCCAGTGGGGCTCCAGCGGGACGTGGAACTACCTGCAGGAAGGCAAGAACACCATCGAGGCGCTGAAGACCTGGAGCATGAACCCCGACGGCTCCACGCGGGGCCTGCCGAGCGCGAAGAACAACCGCACCTCCGACTACATGATCGGCCACTTTCGCGCATTCGCGGCCGCCACCGGCGACAAGCTGTGGGACAAGGCCGTCGACAAGGCGTACAAGCTGCTCAACCGCATGCAGACGGTGTACTCGCCCGTGGGACTCATGCCCGACTTCGTCATGAACACCGACAACGACGACGGCGCGCAGCCCTCCACCGGCTACATCGGCGACGGCAACGACAAGGAAGGCTACTTCTGGTGGAACGCCTGCCGCAACCCGTGGCGCTTCTCCTCGGACTTCGTGCTGTCGGGCGACACGCGCTTCCAGCAGATCACGGGCCGCATGATCGACTTTTTCCAGTCGTCCTCCAAGGGCGACCCGGCGAACATCGGCATGGGCTATGCCCTGGATGGCACCATCCTCATGGGCGGCAACTTCCCGGGCGGCAACAGCGCGGCCTACCACGGCCCGATCTGCGCGGGCGCCTGCGTCGACGCGCGCTTCCAGGGCTTCCTGGACACGATGTGGAACTGGAACGCCACCCACCTGACCACCGGCTACTACGACAGCGAGATCCAGCTGCTGTCGATGGCGGTGGCCTCGGGCAACTGGTGGTCGACCGCCAAGCGATAA